A stretch of DNA from Terriglobia bacterium:
TGCCACGCGTAAGCAGCATATTCAAATGCGAGTGCTTTTTGTCGGTGTCTATGTTTCCGCTGAGATAGTAAGAGGTGCGGAATGGACAGTTATCGCGAATCCATTCACAGGCCGCCTGCGTCGCCTTGCCTGTCATATTCTGACCAGCCGCATCTCCAGTCGTGTAATTGAAGCGCAGGTAGCGTACAGGCCCAACCGCGAACTGCTCGATCCTGATCAGTTTCCCGACTCGAGTCGTCGCTTCTGCCTCACGCTTGATATGCTCATAGTGCTCTTCGACCCATCGCCCGAAAGATCTTGCCAGGCGCGCGTTTCCAAGCAGGAAGGCGGGCGCGCGCTGCATCGCATCATCCACTACAGTCGTTCGGACACCCCCGGACTCGCTGAGCACCCGCATGCCGCGGTTGTAGCTTGAGACCACCGTGCCCTCGGTGGTCGCCAGGGGGATGAAGAACTCGCCTTCGGCATACTCACCGTGAATTTGAAGTGGCCCGGCTACTCCTATCGGCACTTGTGCTACACCAATGAAGTTTTCGATATTTCCAGGGAGAATTGCGGGATCGAAAGAGTAGTGCGCGAGGTGAGTGAGATCGACGCCAGTGCTTTCCAGGATGAATCCACGTCGCATCGCGGCCATTTCATGTGTGTAATCGTTGACCCGGGAGCGCGGAATAGTGATCCTCGGTTCGTCTTGGAGATCGGTGGCCATTGGGGAACCCTCCGAAGATGTGGTTCGCAACAAATCCATCGGCCCAGAGCAGCCTGTGGAGTCGCATGCGGGCACACAAGCTCCAAGAGCAGGGCCTGCCGAGAACAGAAGACAATCCGGTAAAAGCGTAGTACGTTTCACACGATGCGAAGCAGATTTATTTGCGTGATCTGCGTCACGTTTCGCATTTTGGCGCGAGGCCATGATGAAAAAACTTACACAGGTCGAACAGGCGCGTGCACTGATGGCCGAAGCTCTTGACTGGTCCGTCATGAGGTGGTTGAGCGAGAAGAAGCGAGTCCGGAAAGCCGCCGACCAAGCAAATGACTTGTTGAATGATGCCGAAGCGGAGATTCGCAAAAAGTGGAGTCCGGAATTCAGATCCATCTACGAAGAATCAGGATTCGCGTCTCCCGAAATGAAGCGCCTCGCCAGCAGAATTCGGCGCGAGCATGATGCCGCAACCCGGTTCAGAGTCGAGGCCG
This window harbors:
- a CDS encoding hydroxymethylglutaryl-CoA reductase; this encodes MATDLQDEPRITIPRSRVNDYTHEMAAMRRGFILESTGVDLTHLAHYSFDPAILPGNIENFIGVAQVPIGVAGPLQIHGEYAEGEFFIPLATTEGTVVSSYNRGMRVLSESGGVRTTVVDDAMQRAPAFLLGNARLARSFGRWVEEHYEHIKREAEATTRVGKLIRIEQFAVGPVRYLRFNYTTGDAAGQNMTGKATQAACEWIRDNCPFRTSYYLSGNIDTDKKHSHLNMLLTRGKRVVAEAVIPGQLLRRYLHIETEEICKIREVQISGAFLAGSSSTGAHAANGLAALFIATGQDVANIAESHSSLTYTQALENGDFYWSITLPSLIVGTFGGGTGLATQRQCLEMMGCYGDGKVNKFAEICAAVVLAGEISLVAAILHGDWVSSHERLGRNRR